Part of the Ananas comosus cultivar F153 unplaced genomic scaffold, ASM154086v1, whole genome shotgun sequence genome, GACTAACATGAACACTGCGAAAAAGATACGTAGAGTTAGTGCAGACGATAAAACTAAGGGCCTGTATCGCATGACTTACACCGGACCAAACAGGCTCTTAAAGTTTTACGTTAGTTTCAGAAATGTTCTCTCGTAGAGAGAATGCGAAGTTTTTACCGGCCCAGATACGCGCGACGGTGGAGGAGACGTTCCATATGAGGGTGAAGGCCGCGGCCGCGACCGCCTTCTTGTGGGTGCAAGACTCCCACCCATCTCTAACCCTCTCCAGCCAAAATTTGCCTATCATGTCACAAAGCAATTCATTTTCACTCATCATCCACTTCCATACACTGCACAAAgcatgattttctttttcttcaaccAAAAAGGGTAACTTTGAAGCCTTGTAAGTGAAGGTAAAATGATAGAGCCAACCTTTTCTTTTGTGTAAGTTTCCAATTGTACCATAAAAAAGAagcatcaaataaaaaaaaaataaaagagaaggtCTATAGTTGCATTACCATGTGGGTGAGGACCCAAAATTAAGTCTATGGGCCACACTTAACCTTCCACTGTTTCCCTCATTTATCATTACTCTAGCTAGCGAACGTGGAAAGGTCAAAGAGAATCAATCACTGGGTGGCATGGCATGTACGAagtgcttcttttttcttttttcttttttttttgtttccctgCTTTTTAGGTTGGGTGTGAGTTAGGTAGGTGTGTGGGAGATGGGTTTTCTCTAATTTATTTAGACATTAATCTAAGTACTAGAGAGATTAGTAAAAATTTGAGCTGGATCAGGAGTACACTAAGCAAATGCAACTATCAGATTCAATATATTTCAGCGCGTACAAAGCAATACACTGATACTTCTCTGATGAAGCCTTTTTACTAtcatttcatattattattattattattattattattattattattatcgcaAGAGTCGATAAATTTCGCGTACCATATCGAGCCAACTGAATGGAATACGAAGAGCAAACTTTTGGAACGGTGAAGACTCCGAAGAACCCTGCATATCATTCACCAAAAGCAAAacatagaaaaaagaaaaggaacaattagactttttcttttgttttttttttttttcttcttttttttttttttttttttctggtgagAAATATTATTAGAATGTATACAAATAGGTAAAAGATGCTTTCAAGCACTTCACCTAGTTTAGCCAGAGTCCAAACAGTGACACTGCTCCCACACCTGGCCAGAGCAAACAACAGCAGTGCCAGCTGGCACATCCACATCTCACTCCCATTAGTATTAGTGCAAACATTATTATAGGCTCAGAAGATCATTTTCATGGACCTTGTCCACCACGTCACCGCCGGTAAACCGTAAACATCGAAAATCCCTCACTTATGTCGCATACCAACAAACAGCTTTCTCAAGCAGCAAAGTAAATAAACCAACCCTAAGAGatcgtttggttgcatgcagttgcaactgcgctgcagttgtaactgcatgcAAATACGAATTCAGTGtttgttttgatatatttaacccCAACTGTTACAGTAGAAACTGCAAGAGGAGGCTCAAATGCAGCGGTTTGATAGAGTAACCTTAAACAAAAGTTATACTTACCTCCTTAATTATCTTTTTTACGTTGggggtaatctcaccatcatatatataaaatgataaagttttaaaaatcatttctcagctgcatgcaaccaaacaaattataaaCAAGATGCATATAGCTGCAACTGCTGTATTTTTAGCTGTATACATCTGTAACTACACTGCATTTGTTTTTACGGTTCATGAGTTACGTGGCGGCCGAGGTCTAGACAAAATGATTTCTGATGTACAAGAAAGGTTTGAAGGAATGTAAGAGATGTAGAGATCTAAGAagatacacacacacaccttCATGGTGGTTGCAGGGTCCCCTGAGAAAAGTGCTCTGAGCTTAAGCAGAAGCTCATTTATGTAAGGTAGAAGAAGCCTCACAACCCAAATTGCCTCTTCCTCTCCCACCATGCAGTAGCTCTCCTCATCACATTCCACACCCTCTCCTCTATTTTGATCTCATCAACATAAATTTagtatatgatttttttttattttttttatttttgactctTTTAATTCATCAGGATAAGTTACTAAAAAGAATTGCTGAATCTGGAGATTTACCTGCGGAGAATGGACTTGTAAAGGAACATTAAAGCCAAGTAAACAAGACCCAGGTAGGAGATTGAGGAGATCAAGCTGTAGAATTCGAAAATTTGAGggaaattttagtaaaaatttgtacaaaatttttatgaaattggtttaaatgtaaaatatctGACCAGAAATTTAGATCTTTGGCGTAAGAAGAGGAGATGAGCGAAAATGTCCCCAACCCAAATACGAATGCGGATTTTGATACGTCTCTCCACATCACCAAATCCActgaaaattttagaaataaaagaaagtaagtaaaaataagttgttcaaaaattattttgaaatcgAATTCTAAGTTAATGAAATGGTTTAGAAACTTACCAATGTTTTGCATTTTGTTGTCATTGGCTCCTATGTTCTCATGCACTTCGTTATCGTAGAATTcaactaatatttaaataaaattaatcaaaattggATGAGATAAatcttgaaaaatttaaaaaataataatttattgcaagaaaaaaaggaaaaaaagaaacctGGGGGTGATTTCGTTGGGACTGGTTTCGTTGCTCGGCGAATTATAACGGGCTCcggtttctttttttctgcatcaaaattaaattgcaaaagaaaaagttaGCAATTAAAACGAAATAAaattagtagagaaaaaaaaaaaaaactattcttttggagaaaagaaaaaaatatatagattttttattcgAAAAATGTGAAAATCTTACCTGGAGAGGGCTCCGGATTTATAGCTCTTTGATTCATCGCCACCACCAGCTTCTTCTCTACattaaatcaaatccaaattataaaaattagcaATTAGAAACCtaaattaaatgtaaaaaaaaaactcat contains:
- the LOC109704873 gene encoding reticulon-like protein B21; translated protein: MDGGFERAHREVGGIGGLGSDHCSWXYFLLNFALIWLLILKNRIFDAEPIRSLSENKSDPMVDCRDLNPEPVKSPQEKKLVVAMNQRAINPEPSPEKKKPEPVIIRRATKPVPTKSPPVEFYDNEVHENIGANDNKMQNIVDLVMWRDVSKSAFVFGLGTFSLISSSYAKDLNFCLISSISYLGLVYLALMFLYKSILRRGEGVECDEESYCMVGEEEAIWVVRLLLPYINELLLKLRALFSGDPATTMKLALLLFALARCGSSVTVWTLAKLGFFGVFTVPKVCSSYSIQLARYGKFWLERVRDGWESCTHKKAVAAAAFTLIWNVSSTVARIWAVFMLVVAIKLYQQRIADEWSSREEEVAEEGAEDFRKEPSPVDMGRGTKIKRRL